A part of Melittangium boletus DSM 14713 genomic DNA contains:
- a CDS encoding M14 family metallopeptidase yields the protein MPSFLAGALAAAALALVPAAPSTPVSPPVVLARVSFQSQADLDALAARLDLTAAVDRARGTVEAVLSAEEYSALMKEGRAVQVLEEPTRLLNTPRERSAAQRTGIAGYACYRTVDETYAAMENLANTYPTLASWEDIGDTWDKVTAGGNPGDDLRVLVVTNRTRLKPKPRFFLMAAIHAREYATAELAARFAEQLVTSYDTDPEARWLLDHHQLHLVVHSNPDGRRLAETGASKRKNTNTTQGSCTQTTWGVDLNRNSSFDWNQGGASSSACSETFMGRSAASEPETQALENYILSLFPDRRGPGATDAAPADTSGLVLSLHSYGGYVLYPWATSSALAPNATQLRTLGRKFNYFNDYEACQVSTCLYTASGSTDAFAYGRLGVAAYTFEMGDAFFQSCSSFESDIVPGNMPALYYAFKAARRPYQTPSGPDSVHLFLSASTVTQGTPVTLTAQANDTRYGTNGGVEPAQFITAARYSINQPSWLAGTPLYPMNPADGAFDASMETVVATIPTTGLTRGRHTLFVESQDATGQWGVPTAIFLTVQ from the coding sequence GCCCTGGTACCCGCCGCTCCCTCCACCCCCGTGTCCCCACCGGTCGTCCTCGCCCGGGTGTCCTTCCAATCCCAAGCGGATCTCGATGCGCTCGCCGCGCGCCTGGATCTCACCGCCGCCGTGGATCGCGCGCGAGGCACCGTGGAGGCCGTGCTCTCGGCCGAGGAGTACTCGGCGCTGATGAAGGAGGGGCGGGCGGTTCAGGTGCTCGAGGAGCCCACGCGGCTGCTCAACACGCCGCGGGAGCGTTCGGCCGCGCAGCGCACCGGCATCGCCGGCTACGCGTGCTACCGCACCGTCGACGAGACGTACGCGGCCATGGAGAACCTGGCCAACACCTACCCCACGCTCGCCTCGTGGGAGGACATCGGCGACACCTGGGACAAGGTGACCGCGGGAGGCAATCCGGGCGATGACCTGCGCGTGCTGGTGGTGACCAATCGCACGCGGCTCAAGCCCAAGCCGCGCTTCTTCCTCATGGCCGCCATCCACGCGCGCGAATACGCCACGGCCGAGCTCGCGGCGCGCTTCGCCGAGCAGCTTGTCACCAGCTACGACACGGACCCCGAGGCACGCTGGCTGCTCGACCACCACCAATTGCACCTGGTGGTGCACTCCAACCCGGATGGCCGCCGCCTCGCGGAGACGGGCGCCTCCAAGCGCAAGAACACCAACACCACCCAGGGTTCCTGCACCCAGACCACCTGGGGCGTGGACCTCAACCGCAACAGCAGCTTCGACTGGAACCAGGGCGGCGCGAGCTCCAGTGCCTGCAGCGAAACCTTCATGGGCCGCTCGGCCGCCTCCGAGCCCGAGACGCAAGCGCTCGAGAACTACATCCTCTCGCTCTTTCCGGACCGGCGTGGCCCGGGCGCCACGGACGCGGCGCCCGCGGACACGTCGGGGCTGGTGTTGAGCCTGCACAGCTATGGCGGCTACGTGCTCTACCCCTGGGCGACGAGCTCCGCGCTGGCGCCCAACGCCACCCAGCTGCGCACCCTGGGCCGCAAGTTCAACTACTTCAACGACTACGAGGCCTGTCAGGTCTCCACCTGCCTCTACACGGCGTCGGGCTCCACGGACGCGTTCGCCTACGGTCGACTCGGCGTGGCCGCCTACACCTTCGAGATGGGCGATGCCTTCTTCCAGAGTTGCTCGAGCTTCGAGAGCGACATCGTCCCCGGCAACATGCCCGCGCTCTACTACGCCTTCAAGGCGGCGCGGCGACCGTACCAGACGCCCTCGGGCCCGGACTCGGTGCACCTCTTCCTGTCCGCGAGCACCGTCACCCAGGGCACGCCGGTGACGCTCACCGCCCAGGCCAATGACACGCGCTATGGCACCAACGGCGGCGTGGAGCCCGCGCAGTTCATCACCGCCGCACGCTACTCCATCAACCAGCCCTCGTGGCTCGCTGGCACGCCCCTCTACCCGATGAACCCGGCGGACGGGGCCTTCGACGCGTCGATGGAGACCGTGGTGGCCACGATTCCCACCACGGGCCTCACCCGGGGCCGCCACACCCTCTTCGTGGAGAGCCAGGACGCCACCGGCCAGTGGGGCGTGCCCACCGCCATCTTCCTCACCGTGCAGTAG
- a CDS encoding extracellular catalytic domain type 1 short-chain-length polyhydroxyalkanoate depolymerase: MDLTERKPWRIRAACTGIDIPYARPSRAVRHRGLRVLRAAVLSGVSLVGLPGLAAIAPHLADRTGPIVGLAGKCVDVAASGTANGTAVQLYTCATGVAQTWTISDTGTIRNPHSGKCLDVTGQGTANGSTIQLWDCNGSGAQQWIYDASAQTLRNPQSGRCLDVTGENSADRTRLQIWDCNGQSNQKWRLPGDDGACTRSVAAGDSTLAVTFNGVRYNVAVYVPSGVGATTRLPLVLNLHGTGSSGSGQIAYSNIKSAAQTNKFAVVAPSGAIVSGSGFAWNVPGVTSGPRDDVAFLDQVITTMGSTLCGEPGRVFAIGYSGGARMASAFSCARPDRLAGLAAIAGLRAGRPDPANMSQPEAAACRPASTVPVVAFHGQQDYTNPYDGGGSSVWQYSVPAAQQRWATLNGCGPTPTTVSVSSHVSKLTYSGCRNGADVLLYRISNGGHTWPGTPQPSPGNGTTTQEIDANALLWSFFASH; encoded by the coding sequence GTGGATCTCACAGAACGCAAGCCATGGCGAATCCGGGCCGCGTGCACCGGCATCGACATCCCGTACGCTCGACCCTCTCGCGCCGTGCGCCATCGAGGTCTGCGCGTTCTCCGCGCCGCGGTGCTGTCGGGCGTCTCCCTCGTGGGGCTACCGGGGCTCGCCGCCATCGCGCCCCACCTCGCCGACCGTACCGGCCCGATCGTTGGGCTGGCCGGAAAGTGTGTCGATGTCGCGGCCTCTGGCACCGCGAACGGCACCGCCGTCCAGCTCTACACCTGCGCCACCGGGGTGGCACAGACCTGGACGATCAGCGACACCGGCACGATCCGCAACCCCCACTCTGGCAAGTGTCTGGATGTCACCGGGCAGGGGACGGCGAACGGGAGCACGATCCAACTGTGGGACTGCAATGGGAGCGGCGCGCAGCAGTGGATCTACGACGCGTCGGCGCAGACGCTGCGCAATCCCCAGTCGGGACGCTGCCTGGACGTGACCGGCGAGAACTCCGCGGACCGGACCCGATTGCAGATCTGGGATTGCAACGGTCAATCCAATCAGAAGTGGCGACTGCCGGGCGATGATGGCGCCTGCACCCGCTCCGTCGCCGCTGGTGACAGCACCCTCGCGGTCACCTTCAACGGGGTGCGCTACAACGTCGCCGTCTACGTCCCGAGCGGCGTCGGCGCCACGACCCGACTGCCGCTCGTGCTCAACCTCCACGGGACGGGCAGCTCCGGCTCGGGACAGATCGCGTACAGCAACATCAAGTCCGCCGCGCAGACGAACAAGTTCGCGGTCGTGGCCCCCTCCGGAGCGATCGTCAGCGGCAGCGGGTTCGCGTGGAACGTTCCCGGCGTGACGTCGGGCCCGCGTGACGATGTCGCTTTCCTCGACCAGGTGATCACCACGATGGGTTCCACGCTCTGCGGAGAGCCCGGCCGGGTCTTCGCGATCGGCTATTCCGGCGGCGCGCGGATGGCGTCCGCGTTCTCCTGCGCGCGCCCGGACCGGTTGGCGGGACTCGCGGCCATCGCGGGTCTCCGCGCCGGACGTCCCGACCCGGCGAACATGAGCCAACCGGAGGCCGCGGCCTGTCGACCGGCCAGCACGGTGCCGGTGGTCGCCTTCCATGGACAGCAGGACTACACGAATCCGTACGATGGCGGCGGCAGTTCCGTGTGGCAGTACTCCGTGCCCGCGGCACAACAGCGCTGGGCGACGCTCAACGGGTGCGGCCCGACTCCGACGACCGTCTCCGTGTCATCGCACGTCAGCAAGCTCACGTACTCGGGCTGCCGTAACGGCGCCGATGTCTTGCTCTACCGGATCTCCAATGGCGGTCACACGTGGCCGGGGACCCCTCAGCCCTCGCCGGGGAACGGCACAACGACCCAGGAGATCGACGCCAACGCCCTGCTCTGGAGCTTCTTCGCCTCGCATTGA
- a CDS encoding copper homeostasis protein CutC: MPRALLEVCAFNLQSCLIAERAGAHRVELCDNPTEGGTTPSYGTLKRTRERVSLKLYSILRPRAGNYYYDEDELAILREDIRICRELGCDGISIGAQLRDGRIDKERMKRFVEWAGPMGVTCNRAFDATPDMFQALEDLIEVGCERILTSGQASGAPEAGKVLGQLVKAAGDRIIIMPGAGIRASNIGGLMEESGAREYHGSFRRPTANAMTHGNPNILDFGSVYLPDEQELASVLARMA, translated from the coding sequence ATGCCCAGAGCCCTCCTTGAAGTCTGCGCGTTCAACCTCCAGTCATGCCTCATCGCGGAGCGGGCCGGCGCCCACCGCGTCGAACTGTGCGACAATCCGACGGAGGGAGGCACCACGCCGAGCTACGGAACCCTCAAGCGGACCCGGGAGCGGGTCTCCCTCAAGCTGTATTCCATCCTGAGACCTCGTGCCGGCAACTACTATTACGACGAGGACGAACTCGCCATTCTCCGGGAGGACATCCGGATCTGTCGTGAACTCGGCTGCGATGGCATTTCCATTGGCGCCCAGTTGAGGGATGGCCGGATCGACAAGGAGCGGATGAAGCGGTTCGTCGAATGGGCGGGGCCCATGGGCGTGACCTGCAACCGGGCCTTCGATGCGACGCCGGACATGTTCCAGGCGCTGGAGGATCTGATCGAGGTGGGTTGCGAGCGGATCCTCACCTCGGGTCAGGCCAGCGGCGCTCCCGAGGCGGGCAAGGTCCTCGGACAACTGGTGAAGGCCGCGGGTGACCGCATCATCATCATGCCCGGCGCCGGAATCCGCGCCTCCAACATCGGCGGGTTGATGGAGGAGTCGGGGGCCCGGGAATACCACGGCTCCTTTCGCAGACCCACGGCCAATGCCATGACGCATGGCAATCCCAACATCCTGGACTTCGGCAGCGTCTACCTGCCGGATGAACAGGAATTGGCGAGCGTCCTGGCGCGGATGGCCTGA
- a CDS encoding virginiamycin B lyase family protein has product MNPAHPPSIREFPVADRGHGPYGITAGPDGALWCTLVHAGQIARLTLDGHVTRHSLESASCGPSVITSGPDGALWFTQAQAHRIGRITTDGQVTSFPVPTPESGPFGMTPGPDGALWFTEMNADRIGRITIRGAITEFALPTKGAFASMIAAGSDGALWFTLNQANAIGRLTVEGAFTLHPLPTANAAPVGLTAGTDGALWFVEIGAGQVGRITPEGHIHEFPLPDRAARPHAIVADPAGGCWFTEWGANRLGHITPAGRIHTYELPTPASEPHGITVGPDGAIWSALEVGAIVRLSALR; this is encoded by the coding sequence ATGAACCCTGCTCACCCCCCTTCGATCCGGGAGTTCCCGGTGGCGGATCGCGGCCACGGCCCGTATGGCATCACCGCGGGTCCCGACGGCGCCTTGTGGTGCACCCTGGTCCACGCGGGCCAGATCGCACGCCTGACCCTCGACGGTCACGTCACGCGCCATTCCCTCGAGTCCGCCTCTTGCGGACCGTCCGTCATCACCTCCGGTCCCGATGGGGCCCTCTGGTTCACCCAGGCCCAGGCCCATCGGATCGGCCGCATCACGACGGACGGACAGGTCACCTCCTTTCCCGTGCCCACGCCGGAAAGCGGACCCTTCGGCATGACTCCGGGCCCGGACGGGGCCCTCTGGTTCACGGAGATGAACGCGGATCGCATCGGCCGCATCACGATCCGAGGGGCCATCACCGAGTTCGCGCTCCCCACGAAGGGGGCCTTCGCCTCGATGATCGCCGCCGGCTCGGATGGCGCCTTGTGGTTCACCCTGAATCAGGCGAATGCCATCGGCCGGCTGACCGTCGAGGGGGCCTTCACCCTCCATCCCCTGCCCACCGCGAACGCGGCGCCCGTGGGCCTCACGGCGGGCACGGACGGTGCGCTCTGGTTCGTCGAGATAGGCGCGGGCCAGGTCGGACGGATCACCCCGGAGGGCCACATTCACGAGTTCCCCCTGCCGGACCGTGCCGCGCGGCCCCACGCCATCGTCGCGGATCCGGCGGGCGGATGCTGGTTCACCGAGTGGGGAGCCAACCGGCTGGGCCACATCACACCGGCCGGTCGAATCCACACGTACGAACTGCCGACGCCCGCCTCGGAGCCACACGGCATCACCGTGGGGCCGGATGGCGCGATCTGGTCCGCGCTGGAGGTGGGCGCAATCGTGCGCCTCTCCGCGTTGAGGTGA
- a CDS encoding LysR family transcriptional regulator gives MKADAVAGADRLALMETFVRIVEAGSLSAAAEQLGSTQPTVSRRLQALERSLGVRLLQRSTHAMKLTDDGARCYERAKELIAGWQSFESEMRGAGDEPAGLLRVVAPHALGQQQLIGPLADYLRRSPRMRVEWLLHDRTPDFIAEGIDCAIQVGEVRDPSVVALRLGEIPRIVVAAPEVLGGASLPTQPAELARLPWLALRTFYRDEVVLTHADTGETARFSIQPRLSTDDLYALRSAVVMGVGAGIASSWVLTEELATGRLLHLAPRWRAAPLPVYLVYPPARFYPARLRRFIETMRVALPQVEGVKPR, from the coding sequence ATGAAAGCCGATGCCGTGGCCGGCGCCGACCGTCTGGCGCTGATGGAGACCTTCGTGCGCATCGTCGAGGCCGGCAGTCTGTCGGCCGCCGCGGAGCAACTGGGCAGCACCCAGCCCACCGTGAGCCGCCGGTTGCAGGCACTGGAGCGCTCGCTGGGGGTGCGGCTGTTGCAGCGCTCCACCCATGCGATGAAGCTCACCGACGACGGCGCCCGCTGCTACGAGCGGGCCAAGGAGCTGATCGCTGGCTGGCAATCCTTCGAGAGCGAGATGCGCGGCGCGGGAGACGAGCCCGCGGGCCTGCTGCGGGTGGTCGCGCCGCACGCCTTGGGCCAGCAACAGCTCATCGGCCCGCTGGCGGACTATCTGCGGCGCTCTCCGCGGATGAGGGTGGAATGGCTGCTGCACGACCGCACCCCGGATTTCATCGCCGAAGGCATCGACTGCGCCATCCAGGTTGGTGAAGTGCGTGACCCCTCGGTGGTGGCCCTGCGCTTGGGCGAGATACCACGCATCGTGGTGGCCGCGCCCGAGGTGCTGGGCGGCGCATCCCTGCCCACGCAGCCGGCGGAACTGGCGCGACTGCCCTGGCTGGCACTGCGCACCTTCTACCGCGACGAGGTGGTGCTGACCCACGCCGACACGGGCGAGACCGCGCGTTTCTCCATCCAGCCACGGCTATCCACGGACGACCTCTACGCGCTGCGCAGCGCCGTTGTGATGGGCGTTGGGGCGGGCATCGCCTCATCCTGGGTGCTGACGGAGGAACTGGCCACGGGCCGGCTGCTGCATCTGGCGCCCCGGTGGCGGGCGGCGCCCCTGCCGGTGTACCTGGTGTATCCGCCGGCCCGCTTCTATCCAGCGAGGCTACGGCGCTTCATCGAAACCATGCGCGTCGCGCTGCCTCAAGTGGAAGGTGTGAAGCCGCGCTGA
- a CDS encoding MFS transporter: MTPHPETSSLASIHSTHEVRVHGPGHTSHATLVLLLATGAGLAVATLYYSQPMLGVLGPDLHASDRAVGWMPTLTQLGYALGLLLLAPLGDRYDRRRIILAKAAVLCAALLLASAVPSIGPLLAASLAVGVAATLAQDLVPAAATLAPAANRGKVVGRVMTGLLLGILLSRVVSGFVAERFGWRVMFVAASASIALLAAALWRGLPRFAPTTRLPYGALLGSLATLWRHHGALRRAALAQGLLSLGFSAFWSTLAVMLHGAPFHLGSAAAGAFGLVGAVGALAAPMAGRIADRRGPEWVTRLGAGLAAVSFATMALSSWMPPNARLALIMVSAIGFDLGIQASLIAHQTVVYGIDPPARSRLNAVLMVGVFIGMATGAALGSQALAAWGWTGVTTMASASAAAALAVRLLPGARR, translated from the coding sequence ATGACACCCCATCCAGAGACCTCCTCCCTGGCATCCATTCACTCGACGCATGAGGTTCGAGTCCACGGGCCCGGGCACACGTCGCACGCGACGCTCGTCCTGCTGCTGGCCACGGGCGCCGGCCTGGCGGTGGCCACGCTGTACTACAGCCAACCCATGCTGGGCGTGCTCGGCCCCGACCTCCACGCCAGCGACCGCGCCGTGGGCTGGATGCCCACGCTCACCCAACTGGGATACGCACTCGGCCTCCTACTGCTCGCGCCGCTGGGGGACCGCTACGACCGGCGCCGCATCATCCTGGCCAAGGCCGCGGTGCTGTGCGCCGCGCTGCTGCTGGCCAGTGCCGTGCCCTCGATTGGCCCGCTGCTGGCCGCGAGCCTGGCCGTGGGCGTGGCCGCCACGCTGGCGCAGGACCTCGTGCCCGCCGCCGCCACGCTCGCCCCGGCCGCGAATCGCGGCAAGGTGGTGGGGAGGGTGATGACCGGGCTGCTGCTGGGCATCCTGCTGTCTCGGGTGGTGAGCGGCTTCGTGGCCGAGCGCTTCGGCTGGCGCGTCATGTTCGTGGCGGCCTCCGCCAGCATCGCGCTGCTGGCCGCCGCGCTGTGGCGTGGCCTGCCTCGCTTCGCTCCGACCACGCGTCTGCCCTACGGCGCCCTGCTCGGCTCGCTCGCCACGCTGTGGCGGCACCACGGCGCGCTGCGTCGTGCGGCGCTGGCGCAGGGGCTGCTCTCGTTGGGCTTCAGCGCTTTCTGGTCGACGCTGGCGGTGATGCTGCACGGCGCGCCCTTCCACTTGGGCTCGGCGGCGGCGGGCGCCTTCGGCCTGGTCGGCGCGGTGGGCGCGCTGGCCGCACCGATGGCTGGCCGCATCGCCGACCGCCGCGGACCCGAGTGGGTCACCCGCCTGGGCGCGGGTCTGGCCGCCGTGTCGTTCGCCACCATGGCGCTGTCTTCCTGGATGCCGCCGAATGCCCGGCTGGCGCTCATCATGGTCAGCGCCATTGGCTTCGATCTGGGGATTCAGGCCTCGCTGATCGCACACCAGACCGTCGTTTACGGCATCGACCCTCCCGCGCGCAGCCGGCTCAACGCCGTGCTGATGGTGGGTGTGTTCATCGGCATGGCGACAGGTGCCGCGCTGGGCAGCCAGGCGCTGGCGGCCTGGGGCTGGACGGGTGTCACCACGATGGCCAGCGCCTCCGCGGCCGCGGCGCTGGCCGTGCGCCTGTTGCCCGGCGCGCGGCGCTGA
- the adhP gene encoding alcohol dehydrogenase AdhP — protein sequence MNKTMKAAVVREFGKPLRIEEVEVPRPGRGEVLVKIEACGVCHTDLHAAEGDWPVKPNPPFIPGHEGVGHVAAVGEGVTHVKEGDRVGVPWLYSACGYCEHCLGGWETLCEQQKNTGYSVNGGFAEYALANADYVGHLPDGIGFVEIAPVLCAGVTVYKGLKVTDTRPGDWVVISGIGGLGHMAVQYARAMGLNVAAVDVDDSKLQLATRLGATVTVNARETDPAAFLKKEIGGAHGVLVTAVSPKAFEQALGMVRRGGTVSLNGLPPGDFPLPIFGMVLNGITVRGSIVGTRLDLKEALAFAAQGKVKATVAADKLENVNEVFTRMHAGKISGRVVLDLSK from the coding sequence ATGAACAAGACCATGAAGGCAGCAGTCGTGCGTGAATTCGGCAAGCCGCTGCGGATCGAGGAGGTGGAGGTGCCTCGTCCCGGGCGCGGGGAAGTCCTGGTCAAGATCGAGGCGTGTGGTGTCTGCCATACCGACCTGCATGCCGCCGAGGGAGACTGGCCGGTCAAGCCCAATCCGCCGTTCATTCCCGGCCACGAAGGCGTGGGCCACGTGGCGGCGGTGGGGGAGGGCGTCACCCACGTGAAGGAGGGTGACCGTGTGGGCGTTCCCTGGCTGTATTCAGCCTGTGGCTACTGTGAGCACTGTCTGGGGGGATGGGAAACCCTGTGCGAGCAGCAGAAGAACACCGGTTACTCCGTCAACGGGGGCTTCGCCGAGTACGCGCTGGCCAACGCCGATTACGTCGGACACCTGCCGGATGGGATTGGGTTCGTGGAGATCGCGCCCGTGCTGTGCGCGGGCGTGACCGTCTACAAGGGCTTGAAGGTCACCGATACCCGGCCGGGTGACTGGGTGGTCATCTCCGGCATCGGCGGACTCGGCCACATGGCGGTGCAGTACGCCAGGGCGATGGGCCTGAACGTGGCCGCGGTGGACGTGGACGACAGCAAGCTGCAATTGGCCACGCGGCTCGGTGCCACGGTGACCGTCAACGCCCGTGAGACGGATCCGGCGGCCTTCCTCAAGAAGGAGATTGGCGGCGCCCACGGCGTGCTGGTCACCGCGGTGTCGCCGAAGGCCTTCGAGCAGGCGCTGGGCATGGTGCGCCGGGGAGGCACGGTGTCGCTCAATGGCCTGCCCCCGGGTGACTTCCCGTTGCCGATCTTCGGCATGGTGCTCAATGGCATCACCGTGCGTGGCTCGATTGTCGGTACCCGTTTGGACTTGAAGGAGGCGCTGGCCTTCGCCGCGCAGGGCAAGGTCAAGGCGACGGTGGCCGCCGACAAGCTGGAGAACGTCAACGAGGTGTTCACGCGCATGCACGCGGGGAAGATCTCGGGCCGAGTGGTACTGGACCTGTCCAAGTGA
- the exaC gene encoding acetaldehyde dehydrogenase ExaC: MSSKVYAAPNSSGSPVQFKSRYANYIGGEWTPPKRGLYFENVTPVTGRAFCEIPRSDASDIEAALDAAHRAKTGWGKTPPAERAVILNKIADRIEQNLEKLAIAETWDNGKPIRETLAADLPLTVDHFRYFAGCIRSQEGSLSELDADTVAYHFHEPLGVVAQIIPWNFPLLMAAWKLAPALAAGNAVVLKPAEQTPASILMLAELIGDLLPPGVLNIVNGFGVEAGKPLAMNKRVAKVAFTGETTTGRLIMQYASENLIPVTLELGGKSPNLFFEDIFAKNDDFADKAMEGFAMFALNQGEVCTCPSRALVSEKIYAEFLDRAIERTKKIKTGNPLDTSTMIGAQASNDQLEKILSYVDIGKQEGAKLLLGGERLRHGGDLDNGYYVAPTIFQGTNRMRVFQEEIFGPVVSVTSFKDLDDALKTANDTLYGLGAGVWTRDASTAYRVGREIQAGRVWTNCYHLYPAHAAFGGYKQSGIGRENHRMMLSHYQQTKNLLVSYSPKAMGFF, translated from the coding sequence ATGTCCAGCAAGGTGTACGCAGCCCCCAACTCGTCGGGTTCCCCGGTCCAGTTCAAGTCCCGCTACGCCAACTACATCGGAGGTGAATGGACGCCGCCAAAGCGGGGCCTGTACTTCGAGAACGTGACGCCCGTCACCGGCCGTGCGTTCTGTGAGATTCCCCGCTCGGATGCGAGCGACATCGAGGCCGCGCTCGACGCCGCGCACCGCGCGAAGACGGGTTGGGGGAAGACCCCGCCCGCCGAGCGTGCGGTCATCCTCAATAAGATCGCGGACCGCATCGAGCAGAACCTCGAGAAGCTCGCGATCGCGGAGACGTGGGACAACGGCAAGCCGATCCGCGAGACGCTCGCCGCCGACCTGCCCCTGACGGTGGACCACTTCCGCTACTTCGCGGGCTGCATCCGTTCACAAGAAGGCAGTCTGTCCGAGCTGGATGCGGACACGGTCGCGTACCACTTTCACGAGCCGCTGGGCGTGGTGGCGCAGATCATTCCCTGGAACTTCCCGCTGCTCATGGCCGCATGGAAGCTCGCCCCGGCGCTCGCCGCGGGCAACGCGGTGGTGCTCAAGCCGGCGGAGCAGACGCCCGCGTCGATCCTGATGCTCGCGGAGCTCATTGGCGACCTGCTCCCGCCGGGCGTGTTGAACATCGTGAACGGCTTTGGCGTGGAGGCGGGCAAGCCGCTCGCCATGAACAAGCGCGTGGCGAAGGTGGCCTTCACCGGAGAGACCACCACCGGACGGCTCATCATGCAGTACGCGTCCGAGAACCTGATTCCGGTGACGCTCGAGCTCGGCGGCAAGTCGCCCAACCTCTTCTTCGAGGACATCTTCGCGAAGAACGACGACTTCGCGGACAAGGCGATGGAGGGCTTCGCCATGTTCGCCCTGAATCAGGGCGAGGTCTGCACCTGCCCCTCGCGCGCGCTCGTCAGCGAGAAGATCTACGCGGAGTTCCTGGACCGGGCGATCGAGCGCACGAAGAAGATCAAGACGGGCAACCCGCTCGACACCTCCACGATGATCGGCGCCCAGGCGTCGAATGATCAGCTCGAGAAGATCCTCTCGTACGTGGACATCGGCAAGCAGGAGGGCGCGAAGCTGCTGCTCGGCGGCGAGCGGCTGCGCCACGGCGGAGACCTGGACAACGGCTACTACGTCGCGCCGACCATCTTCCAGGGCACCAACCGGATGCGGGTTTTCCAGGAGGAGATCTTCGGACCGGTCGTCTCCGTCACGTCCTTCAAGGACCTGGACGATGCACTGAAGACCGCGAACGACACGCTGTACGGCCTCGGCGCCGGTGTGTGGACCCGTGATGCGTCAACCGCGTACCGCGTCGGCCGCGAGATCCAGGCCGGCCGCGTCTGGACGAATTGCTACCACCTGTACCCGGCGCATGCGGCCTTCGGGGGCTACAAACAGTCCGGTATTGGCCGAGAGAACCACCGGATGATGTTGAGCCACTACCAGCAGACGAAGAACCTGCTCGTCAGCTACTCGCCGAAGGCGATGGGCTTCTTCTAA